A window of Halomonas sp. H10-9-1 contains these coding sequences:
- a CDS encoding YbaN family protein, translating into MSGSASRLAWCGLTYGCIGLGTAGMVLPLLPTTPFLLVAAWSAPKGSPRLARWLHDHPRFGPSLQAWREQRAIPRRAKMLAPLLLAASWMTLWASGVPLPGLVAAGGLFVAVAGYVLSRPTSAASPPYEALRTGPRR; encoded by the coding sequence ATGTCAGGATCCGCCTCGCGGCTCGCCTGGTGCGGGCTTACCTATGGCTGTATCGGGCTCGGCACCGCCGGCATGGTGCTGCCACTGCTGCCGACCACACCCTTCCTGCTGGTGGCGGCCTGGTCGGCGCCCAAGGGGTCACCGCGGCTGGCGCGCTGGCTGCATGATCATCCACGCTTCGGCCCCTCCCTGCAGGCCTGGCGCGAACAGCGTGCCATACCGCGACGCGCCAAGATGCTGGCACCGCTGCTGCTGGCCGCCAGCTGGATGACGCTGTGGGCCAGCGGCGTGCCGCTCCCGGGACTGGTGGCAGCGGGGGGGTTATTCGTTGCGGTGGCCGGCTATGTGCTGAGCCGCCCCACCAGCGCGGCCTCGCCCCCCTACGAGGCGCTCCGAACCGGGCCTCGACGCTGA
- a CDS encoding SCO family protein, with product MRGKGVWAGTALIVLLLVVGGVGWYQQQLASSDDGGPLGGPVELASTQGDFSLTQLEEDQLAVLFFGYTYCPDVCPMSLAVVRQALAELEPAQRERIVPLMVSLDPERDSLARLEEYLAFFGERFIGATGSTAQLEELAERYGVVWRRVEAPDSAMGYTIDHSSSLYLVDRAGEIQRRVLYSPSHRGLLAALRETL from the coding sequence ATGAGAGGCAAGGGAGTGTGGGCGGGCACCGCCCTGATCGTGCTGCTGCTGGTCGTGGGCGGCGTCGGCTGGTACCAGCAGCAGCTTGCTTCCAGCGACGATGGCGGTCCGCTCGGTGGCCCGGTGGAGCTGGCCTCGACCCAGGGCGACTTCTCGCTGACCCAGCTCGAGGAGGACCAACTGGCGGTACTCTTCTTCGGCTATACCTACTGCCCCGATGTCTGCCCGATGAGCCTGGCGGTGGTGCGCCAGGCGCTGGCCGAACTCGAGCCCGCCCAGCGCGAGCGGATCGTGCCGTTGATGGTCTCGCTGGATCCCGAGCGTGACAGCCTGGCGCGGCTGGAGGAGTATCTGGCGTTCTTCGGCGAGCGCTTCATCGGTGCCACCGGCAGCACGGCCCAGCTCGAGGAGCTGGCCGAGCGCTACGGCGTGGTGTGGCGCAGGGTCGAGGCGCCGGATTCGGCCATGGGCTACACCATCGACCATAGCTCGTCGCTCTACCTGGTCGACCGCGCGGGGGAGATCCAGCGCCGGGTGCTCTACTCGCCCTCCCATCGCGGGCTGCTCGCCGCGCTGCGCGAGACGCTCTAG
- a CDS encoding FKBP-type peptidyl-prolyl cis-trans isomerase, which translates to MKRLLTTASLAALLGATPLALGAPESDEEKLGYSLGVTLGQSIQQDVEELDVDAFTQAIQDVFAGDDLEMSDEEMAEALMAFQQQAAAARQAEAEAAAEANRAEGEAYLAENAEREGVETTDTGLQYRELASGDGATPGAQDSVEVHYEGTLIDGTVFDSSYSRGNPVSFRVDQVIEGWQEALQLMSVGDTWEIVIPHELAYGAQGQGPIGPYETLIFKVELLGINDAQASSVDGADEAAAEEDIADGVDEAASDNQAGD; encoded by the coding sequence ATGAAACGACTGCTGACCACCGCCTCACTCGCCGCCCTGCTGGGTGCCACGCCCCTGGCACTGGGTGCCCCAGAAAGCGATGAAGAGAAGCTGGGCTACAGCCTGGGCGTGACCCTGGGCCAGAGCATCCAGCAGGATGTCGAGGAGCTCGATGTCGACGCCTTCACCCAGGCCATCCAGGATGTCTTCGCCGGCGACGACCTCGAGATGAGCGACGAGGAGATGGCCGAGGCACTGATGGCCTTCCAGCAGCAGGCCGCTGCGGCCCGTCAGGCGGAGGCCGAAGCCGCCGCCGAGGCCAACCGCGCCGAGGGCGAGGCCTACCTGGCCGAGAACGCCGAGCGCGAAGGTGTCGAGACCACCGACACCGGCCTGCAGTATCGCGAGCTGGCCTCCGGTGACGGCGCCACCCCTGGCGCCCAGGACAGCGTCGAGGTGCATTACGAGGGCACCCTGATCGACGGCACCGTCTTCGACAGCTCCTACTCGCGCGGCAACCCGGTCAGCTTTCGCGTCGACCAGGTGATCGAGGGCTGGCAGGAAGCCCTACAGCTGATGAGCGTGGGTGACACCTGGGAGATCGTCATTCCCCATGAGCTCGCCTACGGCGCCCAGGGTCAGGGTCCCATCGGTCCCTACGAGACCCTGATCTTCAAGGTCGAGTTGCTCGGCATCAACGACGCGCAGGCATCATCCGTCGACGGCGCCGATGAAGCCGCCGCCGAAGAGGACATTGCCGACGGCGTCGACGAAGCCGCCAGCGATAACCAGGCCGGTGATTAA
- a CDS encoding PHB depolymerase family esterase: MLPTTSLLAEPPPSPRPLPALAASSENASVIGISSGGYMATQLAVAWPERFAGLGVLAAGPWSCAQGSLGLALGQCMTTRRGMPDMQALEQRLAGYRERGLVGEAEALESLRVYVWHGGADAVVEPRLGEALVEQFQGWLRDPSQLQWRRDAEVGHGWPVDAMVGHLDDSELADCHDAGSPHLLACDSDIAGAALNWLHGEQAPPTGDAPHGELLRFDQGDFDAKGLAETGYLFVPEGCEEGGCAVSLALHGCSMAAEQIGEAFVRHTGLNAWAAENRRIVLYPQAEARLGNPQACWDWWGYAESTWQLDPMHDSRQGSQTRALMAMLERLQDAMPAR, translated from the coding sequence ATGCTGCCCACGACTTCGCTGCTCGCCGAGCCCCCCCCTTCCCCCCGGCCGCTCCCGGCCCTGGCCGCCAGCTCCGAGAATGCCAGCGTCATCGGTATCTCCTCGGGTGGCTATATGGCGACCCAACTGGCCGTGGCCTGGCCGGAACGCTTCGCCGGGCTCGGCGTGCTCGCCGCGGGGCCCTGGTCCTGTGCCCAGGGCTCGCTGGGGCTGGCCCTGGGCCAGTGCATGACCACCCGACGCGGCATGCCCGACATGCAGGCCCTGGAGCAGCGCCTGGCCGGCTACCGTGAGCGCGGCCTGGTCGGCGAGGCCGAGGCGCTTGAGTCACTCAGGGTCTATGTCTGGCACGGCGGAGCCGACGCGGTGGTCGAGCCACGGCTGGGAGAGGCGCTGGTCGAGCAGTTTCAGGGCTGGCTACGCGACCCCTCGCAGCTGCAGTGGCGCCGGGACGCCGAGGTGGGCCACGGCTGGCCCGTCGACGCCATGGTTGGCCACCTCGATGACAGCGAACTGGCCGACTGCCATGACGCGGGCTCTCCCCACCTGCTGGCCTGTGACAGCGATATCGCCGGCGCCGCCCTGAACTGGCTGCACGGCGAGCAGGCGCCTCCCACCGGCGATGCACCGCACGGTGAGCTGCTGCGCTTCGATCAGGGCGATTTCGACGCCAAGGGGCTGGCCGAGACCGGCTATCTGTTCGTGCCGGAAGGGTGCGAGGAGGGTGGCTGTGCGGTCAGCCTGGCACTCCACGGCTGCAGCATGGCCGCCGAACAGATCGGCGAGGCCTTCGTACGCCACACCGGGCTCAACGCCTGGGCGGCGGAGAACCGACGCATCGTGCTCTATCCACAGGCCGAGGCTCGCCTGGGCAACCCGCAGGCATGCTGGGACTGGTGGGGCTATGCCGAGAGCACCTGGCAGCTCGACCCCATGCACGACAGCCGCCAGGGCAGCCAGACTCGCGCGCTGATGGCCATGCTGGAGCGACTGCAGGACGCCATGCCGGCACGCTGA
- a CDS encoding AEC family transporter — protein MADVAGALGPLFLLILLGAGLGWLRQPGADFWPQLERLIYFLLFPAMLVATLATADVSQVPVGKVALSLLGAMGTFAVLLWRIRGRLGLEAAAFTSAFQGALRFNTYVGVAGAAALHGAPGATVAAVAVALMVPVVNVLCVASFIAAGTLGTSSLGRSLAALGRNPLILGCLIGIGLNVSGIGLPGWSAATVELLGRAALPLGLVAVGVALRPAALVRRDRGILASHLVKLALMPALALVLALLLGLDPVSRDVVLLFAALPTATSAYILARQLAGDAEMMAALITGQTLLAMATLPLWLRLAGA, from the coding sequence ATGGCGGACGTCGCGGGGGCCCTGGGCCCCCTGTTCCTGCTGATCCTGCTGGGGGCGGGCCTGGGCTGGCTACGCCAGCCCGGGGCCGACTTCTGGCCCCAGTTGGAACGGCTGATCTACTTCCTGCTGTTTCCCGCCATGCTGGTGGCCACCCTGGCCACCGCCGACGTCAGCCAGGTGCCGGTGGGCAAGGTCGCACTCTCCCTGCTGGGGGCCATGGGCACCTTCGCCGTCCTGTTGTGGCGGATACGTGGCCGGCTGGGCCTGGAGGCCGCCGCCTTCACCTCGGCCTTTCAGGGCGCGCTACGCTTCAATACCTATGTGGGCGTGGCCGGCGCCGCAGCGCTCCACGGCGCGCCGGGGGCCACCGTGGCCGCGGTGGCCGTGGCGCTGATGGTACCGGTGGTCAATGTACTGTGCGTGGCCAGCTTCATCGCCGCAGGCACCCTGGGCACCAGCAGCCTGGGCAGGAGCCTGGCAGCGCTGGGACGCAACCCACTGATCCTCGGCTGCCTGATCGGTATCGGCCTCAACGTCAGCGGCATCGGCCTGCCGGGCTGGAGTGCGGCAACGGTGGAGCTGCTGGGGCGTGCCGCCCTGCCCCTGGGCCTGGTGGCGGTGGGGGTGGCACTACGCCCCGCGGCCCTGGTACGCCGCGATCGTGGCATCTTGGCCAGTCATCTGGTGAAGCTGGCCCTGATGCCGGCCCTGGCGCTGGTCCTGGCCCTGCTGCTGGGGCTGGATCCGGTGAGCCGTGACGTAGTGCTGCTGTTCGCCGCCCTGCCCACCGCCACCTCGGCCTATATCCTGGCCCGTCAGTTGGCCGGCGATGCCGAGATGATGGCGGCGCTGATCACCGGCCAGACCCTGCTGGCCATGGCGACTCTGCCGCTGTGGCTGCGTCTGGCGGGAGCCTGA
- the hemN gene encoding oxygen-independent coproporphyrinogen III oxidase, with amino-acid sequence MQDHLLFNRPLVEKYDRPGPRYTSYPTAPQFHAAFAEDDYRAAAERSNRAETPKPLSVYVHIPFCKSLCYYCACNKIITHNTERAAEYLEWLQQEIRVQGALFDETRRMTQLHLGGGTPTYLSNAQLGELMASLDDAFHFASPEEREFSLEVDPRTVTPEQIHELHALGFNRLSFGVQDFDPDVQKAVNRVQSEEDVVSLVHAARAAGFESVSVDLIYGLPLQTVASFDTTLDKIIALSPDRIATYSYAHLPELFKAQRLIRPEDMPPPERKLELLELTIRRLTEAGYVYIGMDHFALPEDELTLARENGTLQRNFQGYSTHADCDMIGLGITSIGKVGDTYSQNIKETAQYQHRLGEGRLGVFRGYRLSDDDRLRRDVINALMCHNRIDFATIEAEHGIVFRDYFATALEELQEMADDGLLAIRATEIEVLPAGRLMMRNAAMAFDAYLTHSKGRYSRTV; translated from the coding sequence ATGCAAGACCATCTGCTCTTCAATCGCCCGCTGGTCGAGAAGTACGACCGCCCCGGGCCGCGCTACACCTCCTATCCCACGGCACCCCAGTTCCATGCGGCCTTCGCCGAGGATGACTACCGCGCCGCGGCCGAGCGCAGCAACCGCGCCGAGACGCCCAAGCCGCTGTCGGTCTATGTGCATATCCCCTTCTGCAAGAGCCTCTGCTACTACTGCGCCTGCAACAAGATCATCACCCACAACACCGAGCGGGCCGCCGAGTACCTCGAGTGGCTCCAGCAGGAGATCCGGGTGCAGGGTGCGCTGTTCGACGAGACCCGGCGCATGACCCAGCTCCACCTGGGAGGGGGTACGCCGACCTACCTGAGCAACGCCCAGCTCGGCGAGCTGATGGCCAGCCTCGACGACGCCTTCCACTTCGCGTCACCCGAGGAGCGCGAGTTCTCGCTGGAGGTAGACCCGCGCACCGTGACCCCCGAGCAGATCCATGAGCTGCACGCGCTGGGCTTCAATCGGCTGAGCTTCGGGGTGCAGGACTTCGACCCCGATGTGCAGAAGGCAGTCAACCGCGTGCAGAGCGAGGAGGATGTCGTCTCCCTCGTCCACGCCGCCCGCGCTGCGGGATTCGAGTCGGTGAGCGTCGACCTCATCTACGGCCTACCGCTGCAGACGGTGGCCAGCTTCGATACTACCCTGGACAAGATCATCGCCCTGAGCCCGGATCGCATCGCCACCTACAGCTATGCCCACCTGCCGGAGCTGTTCAAGGCTCAGCGACTGATTCGCCCCGAGGACATGCCGCCCCCGGAGCGCAAGCTGGAGCTGCTCGAGTTGACCATCCGCCGCCTCACCGAGGCCGGCTATGTCTATATCGGCATGGACCACTTCGCCCTGCCCGAGGATGAGCTGACCCTGGCCCGGGAGAACGGCACCCTGCAGCGCAATTTCCAGGGCTACTCCACCCATGCCGACTGCGACATGATCGGCCTGGGCATCACCTCCATCGGCAAGGTGGGGGACACCTACAGCCAGAACATCAAGGAGACCGCCCAGTACCAGCATCGCCTGGGCGAGGGGCGCCTGGGGGTGTTCCGCGGCTACCGCTTGAGTGACGACGACCGCCTGCGTCGCGACGTGATCAACGCCCTGATGTGCCATAACCGCATCGACTTCGCGACCATCGAGGCCGAGCACGGCATCGTCTTCCGCGACTATTTCGCCACTGCCCTGGAAGAGCTCCAGGAGATGGCCGACGACGGCCTGCTGGCGATCCGCGCTACCGAGATCGAGGTGCTGCCTGCCGGTCGGCTGATGATGCGTAACGCCGCCATGGCCTTCGATGCCTACCTGACCCACAGCAAGGGGCGCTATTCGCGCACGGTATAG
- a CDS encoding TRAP transporter large permease: MTTIMVCTMIALLLLGFPMMIPLITAAAIGFFMMFNGLGQMDTLIQQMMAGIRPASLIAVPMFILAADIMTRGQSADRLIAMVMSFIGHIKGGLAVSTATSCTLFGAVSGSTQATVVAVGSPLRPKMLKAGYSDSFTLALIINASDIAFLIPPSIGMIIYGVISETSIAELFIAGIGPGLLILAMFSAYCVAYAVIRGVPTEPRATWSERLTAVRQALWPLGFPVIIVGGIYGGIFSPTEAAAACVLYAVFLEFIVFRSLKLQHIYTIAKSTGLITAVVFILVAAGNGFSWIISFAQIPQAILEAVGINEAGPVGVLIAICVAFFVACMFVDPIVVILVLTPIFAPAIEATGLDPVLVGILITLQVAIGSATPPFGCDIFTAIAIFKRPYLDVIKGTPPFIFMLILAAALLIMFPQIALFLRDIAFN; encoded by the coding sequence ATGACCACCATAATGGTTTGCACCATGATCGCCCTGCTGCTGTTGGGCTTTCCGATGATGATCCCGCTGATCACCGCGGCGGCGATCGGCTTCTTCATGATGTTCAATGGCCTGGGCCAGATGGACACCCTGATCCAGCAGATGATGGCCGGTATCCGTCCCGCCTCGCTGATCGCAGTACCGATGTTCATCCTTGCCGCCGATATCATGACCCGCGGCCAGTCGGCGGACCGCCTGATCGCCATGGTGATGTCCTTCATCGGCCATATAAAGGGCGGCCTGGCGGTCTCGACCGCCACCTCATGCACCCTGTTCGGGGCGGTATCCGGCTCCACCCAGGCCACCGTGGTGGCGGTCGGCTCGCCGCTGCGCCCCAAGATGCTCAAGGCCGGTTATTCCGACTCCTTTACCCTGGCGCTGATCATCAATGCCAGTGATATCGCCTTCCTGATTCCGCCGAGCATCGGCATGATCATCTACGGGGTCATCTCCGAAACCTCCATTGCCGAGCTGTTTATCGCCGGTATTGGGCCCGGGCTGTTGATCCTGGCGATGTTCTCGGCCTACTGCGTCGCCTATGCAGTGATCCGCGGTGTTCCCACCGAGCCCAGGGCGACCTGGAGCGAGCGACTCACCGCCGTTCGTCAGGCGCTGTGGCCGCTGGGCTTCCCGGTGATTATCGTCGGCGGCATCTATGGTGGCATCTTCAGCCCCACCGAGGCGGCCGCCGCCTGCGTGCTCTATGCGGTCTTCCTGGAGTTCATCGTCTTCCGCTCGCTGAAGCTGCAGCACATCTACACCATCGCCAAGTCCACCGGACTGATCACCGCGGTGGTGTTCATCCTGGTCGCCGCCGGCAACGGCTTCTCCTGGATCATCTCCTTCGCGCAGATCCCCCAGGCGATCCTCGAGGCGGTGGGCATCAACGAGGCGGGGCCGGTCGGCGTGCTGATCGCCATCTGCGTGGCTTTCTTCGTCGCCTGCATGTTCGTCGACCCCATCGTGGTGATCCTGGTGCTGACGCCAATCTTCGCGCCGGCCATCGAGGCCACCGGTCTCGACCCGGTGCTGGTGGGTATCCTGATCACCCTGCAGGTCGCCATCGGCTCGGCCACGCCCCCCTTCGGCTGTGACATCTTTACCGCCATCGCGATCTTCAAGCGTCCCTATCTGGATGTGATCAAGGGCACGCCACCCTTTATCTTCATGCTGATACTGGCCGCGGCACTGCTGATCATGTTCCCGCAGATCGCCCTGTTCCTGCGCGACATAGCGTTCAACTGA
- a CDS encoding cytochrome c encodes MKLILAAALLGGAVLAMDAQAAGNAEAGADKVGTCVACHGTDGKGLAPIYPNLNGQSATYLESSLKAYRDGQRQGGNAMLMTPMAQGLSDEDVADIAAYYSSQE; translated from the coding sequence ATGAAACTGATTCTCGCGGCCGCCCTGCTCGGCGGTGCCGTCCTGGCCATGGACGCCCAGGCCGCCGGCAACGCCGAAGCCGGTGCGGACAAGGTCGGCACCTGCGTGGCCTGCCACGGCACCGATGGCAAGGGCCTGGCGCCCATCTACCCGAACCTGAACGGCCAGTCGGCCACCTACCTCGAGAGCAGCCTCAAGGCCTACCGCGACGGTCAGCGTCAGGGCGGCAACGCCATGTTGATGACGCCGATGGCCCAGGGGCTGTCCGACGAGGACGTCGCCGACATCGCCGCCTACTACTCCAGCCAGGAGTAA
- a CDS encoding Rrf2 family transcriptional regulator, whose product MHLTRFTDYSLRVLLYLAVKGERRSTITEIAERFGISRNHLMKVVQDLSHHGYITSIRGKNGGLLLRQEPRNIVLGELMRRTERDLALVECFGDNNECVITPACRLKHILMEALEAFLAVLDDYTLEDLLGPRRQPLIRLLQLDDTPTS is encoded by the coding sequence ATGCACTTGACTCGCTTTACCGACTACTCGCTGCGCGTGCTGCTCTACCTGGCAGTGAAGGGCGAGCGTCGCTCCACCATCACGGAGATCGCCGAGCGCTTCGGCATCTCGCGCAACCACCTGATGAAGGTGGTCCAGGACCTCAGTCACCACGGCTACATCACCTCCATCCGTGGCAAGAACGGTGGCCTGCTGCTCCGGCAGGAGCCCCGCAACATTGTGCTCGGCGAGCTGATGCGCCGCACCGAGCGTGACCTGGCCCTGGTGGAGTGCTTCGGCGACAACAACGAGTGCGTGATCACCCCGGCCTGCCGGCTCAAGCACATCCTGATGGAGGCACTCGAGGCCTTCCTCGCGGTGCTCGACGACTACACCCTGGAGGACCTGCTGGGCCCGCGCCGCCAGCCGCTGATTCGTCTGCTGCAGCTGGATGACACGCCCACCTCCTGA
- a CDS encoding NnrS family protein — MSTKADITRDTVPAWRLFFPLAALHAAITVPLTLAVFYHGLPLGLLASPAAHGRELLFGFALAVIAGYLLGPLSRRGLLGLAALWLVARVGGLVGPEALPVLLADALFAALLAWRLVPRFQAAKKWRNRMLSPLLGLLCLLAVASLAGRLIAQGLLSPALMRHAVLWLVLLMAFMGGRVLAPAVNGHLMASRRQAGAGVQPRLEAALIVLLGATPLLAPWPATATLAAPLMAAAGLVVLWRLCRWRPWACRRRPDLIGLLLGYAWLGIGLLLAARALWLGQPLGGVLHAFTVGALGTLASGIMLRQAILRAKGRPEREPLLLPLALLFAVAAVLRLVAFPAGAAWLPLLWASALAWSLAWLLTAWRLGVWSRRVPSRPGT; from the coding sequence ATGTCAACGAAAGCCGACATCACCCGCGACACGGTGCCGGCCTGGCGGCTGTTCTTTCCCCTGGCGGCGTTGCATGCCGCGATCACGGTGCCGCTGACGCTGGCCGTATTCTACCACGGCTTGCCGCTGGGGCTCCTCGCCTCCCCTGCGGCACACGGTCGCGAACTGCTGTTCGGCTTCGCCCTGGCGGTGATCGCCGGCTACCTGCTGGGGCCGTTGTCGCGTCGCGGGCTGCTGGGGCTGGCGGCGTTATGGCTCGTCGCTCGGGTCGGTGGGCTGGTCGGGCCCGAGGCGCTGCCGGTGCTGCTGGCCGATGCCCTGTTCGCCGCACTACTCGCCTGGCGGTTGGTGCCACGCTTCCAGGCCGCCAAGAAGTGGCGCAACCGGATGCTGTCGCCGCTGCTGGGCTTGCTCTGCCTGCTGGCGGTGGCCAGCCTGGCCGGGCGCTTGATAGCGCAGGGCCTGCTGTCCCCCGCGCTGATGCGCCATGCTGTGCTCTGGCTGGTGCTGCTGATGGCCTTCATGGGTGGCCGCGTGCTGGCGCCGGCGGTCAACGGCCATCTAATGGCCAGCAGGCGTCAGGCCGGCGCCGGGGTCCAGCCGCGCCTGGAGGCGGCGCTGATCGTGCTGCTGGGGGCGACCCCGCTGCTCGCGCCCTGGCCGGCCACGGCCACCCTGGCAGCACCCCTGATGGCGGCGGCGGGGTTGGTGGTGTTGTGGCGGCTATGCCGTTGGCGCCCCTGGGCCTGCCGGCGGCGCCCCGACCTGATCGGCCTGTTGCTGGGCTATGCCTGGTTGGGAATCGGGCTGCTGCTGGCGGCGCGCGCTCTGTGGCTGGGCCAGCCGCTGGGCGGTGTGCTGCACGCCTTCACCGTGGGGGCGCTGGGGACCCTGGCCAGCGGCATCATGCTGCGCCAGGCCATCCTCAGGGCCAAGGGGCGCCCCGAGCGAGAGCCGTTGCTGCTGCCGCTGGCGCTGCTCTTCGCCGTGGCGGCCGTGCTGCGCCTGGTGGCCTTTCCGGCGGGTGCCGCCTGGCTGCCCCTGCTGTGGGCCTCCGCCCTGGCCTGGAGCCTGGCCTGGCTGCTTACCGCCTGGCGGCTTGGTGTCTGGTCGCGGCGGGTGCCGAGCCGCCCAGGGACTTGA
- a CDS encoding TRAP transporter small permease — MTDEEAEKAYRSGLPGPLGVVDTLISKLESVLLAMGVLLMAVNTIANVIARFVIGDSIFFTGEINRILIIMITFAGIGYAARHGRHIRMSAIYDALPVSGRRALMIIISLFTSLVMFFLLYYSVIYILDLQSKGRVLPALGFPIWWIYVWAPLGFLITGIQYLLTAIKNMTSRDVYLSTSVLDGYKDTETEV; from the coding sequence ATGACAGATGAAGAAGCCGAAAAGGCCTATCGCTCCGGCCTCCCCGGACCCCTGGGGGTGGTCGATACCCTGATCAGCAAGCTGGAGTCGGTGCTGCTGGCCATGGGCGTGCTGTTGATGGCCGTCAACACCATCGCCAACGTCATCGCTCGCTTCGTGATCGGCGACAGCATCTTCTTTACCGGCGAGATCAACCGCATCCTGATCATCATGATCACCTTCGCCGGTATCGGCTATGCGGCGCGCCATGGCCGGCATATCCGCATGTCGGCCATCTACGATGCCCTGCCGGTAAGCGGACGCCGCGCCCTGATGATCATCATCTCCCTGTTCACCTCGCTGGTGATGTTCTTCCTGCTCTATTACTCGGTGATCTACATCCTCGACCTGCAATCCAAGGGGCGGGTGCTGCCGGCACTGGGCTTTCCGATCTGGTGGATCTACGTCTGGGCGCCACTGGGGTTTCTGATCACCGGGATCCAGTATCTGCTTACCGCCATCAAGAACATGACCTCCAGGGATGTCTACCTGTCGACCAGTGTGCTGGATGGCTACAAGGATACAGAAACGGAAGTCTGA
- a CDS encoding universal stress protein, with the protein MFNRILIPVDGSKGALKALEKGVGLQLLTGAELYLLCVFKHHSLLEASLSIVPDKVEIPHDVLKEYATEIAVHAKNQSIDMGVPADKLRAFVKAGRPSRTIVRFARKRECDLIVIGAQGTGGDKSLLLGSVAQRVAGSAHCPTLVV; encoded by the coding sequence ATGTTCAATCGGATCCTGATCCCGGTGGATGGCTCCAAGGGTGCTCTCAAGGCGCTCGAGAAGGGCGTGGGGCTACAACTGCTGACCGGCGCGGAGCTCTATCTGCTGTGCGTCTTCAAGCACCATAGCCTGCTCGAGGCATCGCTCTCCATCGTGCCCGACAAGGTGGAGATACCCCACGACGTCCTCAAGGAGTACGCCACCGAGATCGCCGTGCACGCCAAGAATCAGTCCATCGACATGGGCGTGCCAGCCGACAAGCTACGCGCCTTCGTCAAGGCCGGCCGCCCCTCGCGTACCATCGTGCGCTTCGCCCGCAAGCGCGAGTGCGACCTGATCGTGATCGGCGCCCAGGGCACCGGCGGCGACAAGAGCCTGCTGCTGGGGAGTGTCGCCCAGCGCGTGGCGGGTTCCGCCCACTGCCCCACCCTGGTGGTCTGA